In Mytilus edulis chromosome 13, xbMytEdul2.2, whole genome shotgun sequence, a single window of DNA contains:
- the LOC139500780 gene encoding receptor-type guanylate cyclase gcy-13-like, with protein sequence MFPVIVLLVYRLNKKLQSFANSLTNKTHDLEQERKRTEQLLYQMLPVSIAKRMMNDTPIEPEYFESVTVYFSDIVGFTTICSKSSPMQVIYMLNDLYSVIDERIEKFDVYKVETIGDAYMMVSGLPVRNTDQHACEIALMSLDILEIVSQSQIPHIPGEKWQIRIGINTGSVVAGVVGTKMPRYCLFGNTVNVASRMESTSEPGMIHISQSTKIAVKQHPDFMVEQRGETIIKGKGVMLTYWLLDHQKRRNCSHGLVQDIFIDPKKSTC encoded by the exons ATGTTTCCTGTGATAGTTCTGCTAGTGTACCGTCTAAACAAAAAGTTACAGTCATTTGCGAACTCATTGACGAATAAAACACATGATTTAGAACAAGAGCGAAAAAGAACAGAACAGTTACTCTACCAAATGTTGCCTGTTTCAATAGCTAAGCGAATGATGAACGATACGCCTATAGAACCAGAATACTTTGAATCAGTAACAGTGTACTTCTCCGATATAGTTGGTTTTACGACTATCTGCTCTAAAAGTTCACCAATGCAAGTCATTTATATGTTGAATGACTTATACAGTGTGATAGATGAACGAATAGAAAAGTTTGATGTTTATAAAGTAGAAACAATAG GTGATGCCTACATGATGGTTTCTGGACTGCCTGTAAGGAACACCGATCAACATGCATGTGAAATAGCTTTGATGTCATTAGACATATTAGAAATAGTTAGTCAATCGCAAATACCTCATATACCAGGGGAGAAATGGCAAATAAGGATTGGAATAAATACAG GTTCTGTGGTCGCAGGTGTTGTTGGAACTAAAATGCCTCGATATTGTCTGTTTGGCAATACAGTTAATGTTGCATCGCGGATGGAATCGACGAGTGAAC CGGGCATGATTCACATTTCGCAGTCTACAAAAATTGCTGTCAAACAACACCCAGACTTCATGGTGGAACAACGAGGTGAAACAATAATCAAG ggaAAAGGAGTAATGTTGACGTATTGGTTATTGGACCACCAAAAGAGGCGCAATTGTTCTCATGGCTTAGTCCAAGATATATTTATCGACCCAAAAAAATCAACCTGCTGA